The following coding sequences lie in one Apium graveolens cultivar Ventura chromosome 3, ASM990537v1, whole genome shotgun sequence genomic window:
- the LOC141714801 gene encoding uncharacterized protein LOC141714801 — MVSLEGNIDCECKKFEHSGMLCKHILRYLDKKQKTMIPTIFIKSRWTASANKIDGFSPYNPPVLVDVGDSTTARYSALCKSFQGLGALGSCSKPRYNYVMDLIEKGKCYVIEKFREEENNSRMEEEFQVYDEHDPIFNPPMSQTKGRKKDSARYKSGIETSTAKKNSGRSKSGIETSTEKIRYCGFCGVAGHDRRRCLKNPNRNFK; from the coding sequence ATGGTTTCTTTGGAAGGAAATATTGATTGTGAATGTAAAAAATTTGAACATTCCGGGATGCTTTGCAAACATATCCTACGCTATCTTGACAAGAAACAAAAAACCATGATACCAACAATTTTTATCAAATCAAGATGGACGGCGAGCGCAAATAAAATTGATGGTTTTTCGCCTTATAATCCTCCCGTTCTTGTTGATGTTGGTGATTCAACAACGGCAAGGTATAGTGCTTTGTGTAAATCTTTTCAAGGTTTGGGTGCTCTTGGAAGTTGTTCAAAACCACGATACAATTACGTCATGGATTTGATTGAGAAAGGAAAATGTTACGTGATTGAAAAGTTTCGTGAAGAAGAAAATAATTCAAGAATGGAGGAGGAGTTCCAAGTTTACGATGAACATGATCCAATATTCAATCCTCCAATGTCACAAACAAAGGGAAGAAAGAAGGATTCGGCAAGGTATAAAAGTGGCATTGAGACGTCAACAGCAAAGAAAAATTCAGGAAGGTCTAAAAGTGGTATTGAGACGTCAACTGAAAAAATCCGTTATTGCGGTTTTTGTGGTGTGGCCGGACATGATAGGAGGCGTTGTCTTAAAAATCCAAATAgaaattttaaatga